In Isosphaera pallida ATCC 43644, the sequence CTGTACCTGAAACAACGGTATTGCGGGCCGTGCGCTCGCTTGGTCTGATCCGGTTCTCCTCGACCTGGCCCGCAACGAATTCGTCGCGGCGGTGGGGGACGACTGGTATCAACGCCGTCGTCAAGATGACGAGGGCGACTTCTTCCGCAAGGTCGCGGCTCAAGGTCCCCGGGGTGGCAAGACCACCAGTTCCAACCAAGGTGTCTATTGCCTCACCGCCGACGGACGGTTGCTGGGCTACATCCCCGGCGACGTGGACCCCGCCCGAATGAAGGAGATGATCGAATCGTCCCTGGCCAAATGGCGACGACTCCCGGCTCAGGTTCGCCGGCCGAATGCCATCGAGGTGGGTGAACCGGCTAAGGTCGATCCCAGATATGACCGCCACCCCCCCGAAGGTGGTCTCATCATCGAAGTTCACACCCGGGCGTTGGAACGCGACGAGGCCCAAGGGTTTCGGGACGCCGAATGCGAATTCGGCGACGCGACCGCCACCGACCACCTCTGGATCACCCGCGAGGAGGCCAAGCAACTGCGCGGTCCTCGGCCGAACGCCACCCCCAAGGTGGGCGACTCCTGGCCGGTCCCCGACGCCGTCGCCCGTCGGATCGCCCGGTTCAACTTGGTGGACAACACCCGTGGCGAACCATTCCACTGGTCCAACGAGCAGCTCCGCGAGTTCGGTATGACCCTTACCGTCACCGAAGTCACCCCTAACGTGGTCCGCCTCCGCTTGGAAGGCCGCTTCGAGTTGACCAACGAACACGAACCCCAACCGCAACCTGACCGCCGCGGCTTCGTAGGCACTATTTTAGGGCGTCTGGCCTACGATCGGGCCTCCCAAACCTGGACTCAATTCGACTTGGTGGCCGTCGGCGACCACTGGGGCACCCCTGGCATCGTCGAACCTGGGCGACCTGGCAAGGCCCCTGTCGGCGTCGCCTTCCGTCTGGTCGTCACCCCGTCCCCCGCTGACCTCGTGCCCCCCCAGGCCGCCCGCGACCTCTTCAACTATTACAAACCCGACCGATATTGAACTTAATCCATCGAGCGGGTGTGGGACGAGAACATCGTTCAAACCCGAAATCAGGCGGTTTGGATTACCTTGCGAAGCGGGAGAACGTACCTCGTCGTGGGATTGTCGCGGCTGATCCGAAAAAAACGCGCTGGATTAGAAGGACGCGACCTAGAGTCAGAATGAAGGCGAGCCGGGGCGACTCGGATCGCTCTTCACACGGGCCGGGGGTGATTGTCGGGCACCCTCGGCCTGTTCGTCTTCCGGAGCCCAGCTCAACTCGTCGAGGCGGGAGAGGGGGCGAATCGGTTGACCGAAGTAGGTGGGGTTCGTGACAATGCCGGGACTGGAGACCGGGAAGGGAGCGCATCGCGCGTGGTCCCACCAAACCAATGGAACCCGGTCGGGATTCGACTCGACCCCCAACCGATAACGATAAAATCAAACGACAAGGAGGCTCCGCCCCATGATCGCCGCCGCCCTGACCGTCTGGACGACCATCTTGATGTCGAGTCCGTCGGCACTGCTCGGATTCGACGACGAGGGATTCGTTCCCCTCTTCAACGGCAAAGACCTGGAGGGCTGGATCACGCCCAACTTGCCGGGGCTGTTCACGGTGGAGGACGGGGTGATCGTGGGCCGCACCGACGGCACGCTCAAGAAGAATGAGTTCCTGGTGACCCGCAAGCGTTACGGCGACTTCATCCTCAAGGCCGACGTCAAGCTCGTCGCGGGCAACTCGGGCATCCAGTTCCGCAGCGAACGGGCCGACGACGGCGCGGTGACCGGTCCCCAGGCCGACGTGGCCGAAGGTTACTGGGGTTTGCTCTACGAGGAACGACGGCGAGGCATCCTCGATCGGTCGGCGGTCGAACGGGCCAAAACCTTGGTCAAGCCGGACGACTACAACCAGTATGTCATCACCGCCAAAGGCAACCATGTCGTCATCACCCTCAACGGCGAGACGGTCATCGACCGAAGAGACCCCGAGTTCCAGGCCGATGGCGTGATCGCGCTTCAGGTCCACGTCGGCCCGCCGATGGAGGTTCGATTCAAAAACCTGCTCATCAAAGAACTTCCTTGATCGCACTGCGAATCAGCGCTCCTCCGTCCGCTTCCATCCGATTCCGCCCGGTTGATCCATCCTGGTCTGGTTTGGCATTATGGCGCGTCTGTCTTGGGATTCCTCCGGCAACGCGGCGACTCCTTCGACCCCAGCCGCTTCCGTTTCCGTCGCCGAACCAACTGCCGGCAACGGGACGGTGGAGACGGGTGCGTTCCACCCGGTCCCCTGGTGGCGTCTGATTCTGCCTGGATTGCTTTTCACCGCGACCCTCGCTGCTCTGACCGATTGGCCCGGACCCCGTCATTGCGGCAACGTGCTGTCGCGATATATGACGATTGAATCGCTCGCCCATCGCGGCACCCTGGCCATCAGCGAGTCTCCGTTGCGTGCGTTGAGCGGCACGCCCGACGTGGCGCTATTCAACCGCCAATTCTATTCCGACAAGCCGCCGGTGCTGCCGGCGTTGGCCAGCGTGGTCTACCGCTTGAGCGGGGTGACCCTCTCGCCCCGCCTGGACGAGTTTCGCCGGGCCAACTGGCTGTTGACCGTCTCGATCGTCGGGGTCAGTTCGGGACTGGCTTTGGTGGGCTTGCGTTGGTGGCTGACCCGGGTGCCGGTTTCCCCCCTCGGGGCCGACCTGCTGACTTTGGGCTTCGGCTTCACCTCGCTGCTGTTGAGCTACGGCGTGACCTTCAACAACCACAGCGTCGCCGCCGGTCTGGTGACGCTGGGGACCGCCCTAGCGCTGATCGAGTCGCCCAGCTTGGGTCGGCGTCTCCGAGCGGTTCGCGGGTTCGGAGCCGGTCTTTGCGCTGGTTTGGCCGCCACGATCGACATTCCCGTGGGCGGTTTGCTGACGTTGGCCCTGGGTGGAGCCTTAATCGCGCGGACCCGCCGCGTCCCCTGGGCCTTTCTGGCGGGCCTGGTCGGTCCCGTGGCGCTCCATGTGATACTCCAGGTTCAGATCACCGGCACCCCCTGGCCGGTCGAGATGTATCCCGAGGCGCTGGCCTATCCCGGCTCATACTGGGCCACCGAGGAGGGACGTTGGAAAGAGGTCCAACCCCGCTGGTTGTGGGGGGTCGAGTTCCTCTTTTCCCACCAGGGTTGGTTGACGGTCACGCCGGCCCTCGTGGTCGGTTTGGTCGGCCTGGGCGTCGCCTTGATCTGTCCCGGCCACCCGCTGAGGCACGCCGCCGGGGTGGTCAGCTTCGTCACACTGGGCTTGGTGGTCTATTACGTCTTCGGGGTGCGGCGGTGCGACTTCGCCGGCGGCAGCTTCGGCACCCGTCACATGCTGGCCATCTCACCTCTGGTGCTTTTGTTCGCGGCCGATGCGACCGCTCGTCTGAAACGCGGGTGGGCCTGGGGAATCCTCGCGCTTTTGATGACCTTCGGCGGTGGTTACGCCGTCGCCGGAATGCTCGACCCCTGGACCCGGATCGACCGCCCCTGCGACCACCTGCCTCTCCGCGACCGGATCATCAAACCACTCAAATGGTTCACCCCTTACCCGATGAGCACTTATCCACGCTGACACGCATCGCGCGGTCACAGCCCTCCGCCACGCCGCCCTCATTCAGGCGTAACGGAAGGCCGTGAGTTCGACGAATCGACCAAACAGAACGCGATCCTCTGGCCAACCCTTCGACACGACTCACGAGGCGGCTCAGCGGACGCGGGCCTCGAACGAGACGACCCCCTCCTCGCCAGGCTGGAGTTCGCCGGGAATTTCCCAACGCAGCTCGTTGGAGCCGCCCTTGTTGGGCACAGTGGTGAAGATGGTACCCTCAGGGGCCTTGCTGGAGCCTTCAACATACTCGAAGCGGGGCAACAGGCTGTCCGCCACCGAGATCAGTTTGAGGGGGACGTTGCCGACGTTGCGATAACGAATGGCGAAGGTCACGACATCGCCCGGCTCGGCCACCTTGGTGTTGACCATCTTCACCACCGCCAGCGCCGGGCGATCCACCCGTTCATCGCTGGAGACCTCGTCGGAGCGCTGGATGACGACGAGTTGCCCAGCGGCGGTGGAAACCGCCGCGACTACCGCCGCCTCCAACGACATGATTCCTTCGGCTCTCTGATGATTGGAGAGGGTCGAGAACCTCTGGCGGGTCTCGGCGATCTGGAAGCTGGTCACATCGACGAATCCGGCGAGGTGACGGTCCAACACCTCTTCTTGGAGGATGACCAAGCCGTGATGCTGGCCCAGGCCGGTGAGACTGTTCAATCCCGAGGCCCGCGACCGATGCCGAGCGGCGATAGGGGCCAAACGCTCGATAAGGTCGTCAGGGGCCTGACGTATCGCCTTCTGTTCATGCGAGGCGAGGGTCTCGTTGGCGGTCGGAATGGCCACCAGCGTCGCGCCGTCGAGTCCCAGCGCCAGGCGGACCTGGGCGAATCGAGGGGCATAAACGCAAACCACGTTGGTCGGCAGCGAGCGCAACCGATTCGAATCGGCCGGGGCGAACCGCACGACCGCGTCCTTGGGGTCGATCATCAACCGGGGATCACCCTGGGGTCTCAACGCAGCGGTCTGGTCACCACCGTCGCACAGATATTCATCTTTGGGCAAGCGAGTGATGTCGTTGGCGGCCACCGCCTGGTCGAACGGGTCGGGTCCCAGGTCGGGCGGACATTCCGGCAACAACGACGGCGCGCCGCCCCGGAAGGGGCTGACGCCTGCCCCCAAGTCTCCTGGCCCCATCAACGCCGCCAAATCCTCCGATGTGGGTACCCGACCGCCGAGTTGAACCACCGCCATTACCCGACCCAGACGCCGAACCACCTGCAAAGGGTTTTCCGAGGGGTCGAGGTCGAGGGTGGGCAGGTCGTCCTTGTCCAGCGCGATTGGCAGAGCGGTCTCGGGCCGCTCCAGATAAACGAGCTGAGTGATGAGCCGCCCACCGTCCAACACTTGGTTGATCTCTTCTTCGGTGACGACTAAACGAATCGGGAAGGTGGTTGGGTCGATCTCGGCAGGACGATGCAACCGCCCCTTGACCTCGACGATTGGGTAAATCGCGGTGCCCAACGGACGATTGGGGATGTTGGCGATCCGCAAGCGATAAGGCTGACCAATCCTCAAGGCGAACATCGAAGCGGTCGCCCGCGCGCCGGTGAATGATTCGGGCGTAGGGGCCATCACCTCGACGGTGACTCCCTCGGGCAAACGGAACGAGATCAATTCCACTCCCGGCTCCAACGCGGTCGTCACCGGGCCGGTTCCCGGTCCTAGAGGAACCCGCGCGGTGGTCTCGGTTGGGATCGCGGTCACCGACGAACCGGCCATCGGCGAGCCGATCACCGGCGAACCCGCGTTGGGAATCGACGAGGGCGTTTCGCCCACGATTGAGCCGTCGATCACCACTGGGACCGATCCTTCAGGCGGTGACGCGGTCGATGCGAGCGCCGGGTTGATCGGCTGACGAGGCAAGGTTGGTTGGACCGAAGGCGCGACCGCAGGGTCGGGCCGAAGAGCGGGAACCGAGGTCTGTTCCAATTCAGATACGAGGGGGGAACGAGGGGTAGGACTGGTGACCGAAGCGGGCACGACCAGCGAAGCTGGCGCGGGCGGGGGCGGCGTGGTTTGGGCCGCCGCATCGTCGCGGACGGCAACGGCGGCAAGCAACACGCCGACCAAGGCGGTGGTCGGCCCAAACCGGGCGACAACCAACCAGGTCGGGTCCGTCGTGAAATCCTGCATGACGGCTTCCTCCTCCTGAGGATTACGGCCCTTCGTCGAGCGACGGTCGCATCGCGCCGGATGACACCCATCGTCCCGAAAGCCAACAAGCGTGGAAGGATCGATGACACAAGACCATTATATCTTCATAGGTCCAGCTCAGCGCTGTGACGCTGTGTTGTAAACGCACGTGGCAGGCGGTTGGCGTTCCAAGCCGAGCATGACGACACCCCGGTTCGCTGCGGCGCTCGGGAGCCGCAACGGCCGGGGTGTCGGGTTCGGGATCGGACTCAACCCGTTTTATGAGACGGAACCGATCCCGAGTCGCGGGTCGTATCGGATGAGGATCGGGGAGCTCCCTCCTTGGACCCGACTCGTCCGACCACGACCCCCGGCTGAGAGGGATGAAACGGAGACCAGACGGAGACCAGACCGTTCACCCCCAACTCGACTCATTGACCACTGCCGGAGGGGGGCGGGAAGAGGCCGGTGGGAGGGGACGCCGAGGCCGGACCAGTGGCCGCGGGCGTTGGATCAATGGTGGGAGCGGGCGAACCACCAATCACCGAGCCCGAGTCGATCAGCGTCGGAGCGGTTCCCTCCACCGGGTTGTCCACGACCGCTGCTCCCACCGCCGGGCTTGCCACGACGTTGGAGGCCCCTCCGTAAATCACGCCTGGATTCATTTCGAGGTTGATGCCGCCCAGTCGGACAATCATCAGGATGGTGCCGCGACGATCCGCTTCGAGAATCGGATCAACGCCCGGCTCCAGACGGGTCGAAACCAGGGTCTCGACACCGGCAATCGCCAGTTCCTGGTACTTGGGATCGGGCAGATAGATCACCTTAGTCACGAAGTTGCCGGCCTCGACCTGATCGAAATCCTCATCGGTGAACAGGCAAGGAACCGCGTTGTGGGCCAGGAAGGCTTCGGTCATCGGGGTGGTCGGGGCCACTTCGATGGTCGGGTAGAGGGTCAACGTGGGCCGGCCCGGAATGTTAGCGATCTTGAGCCGGTAGATGAACCCTTGATTGAAGTTGTAGCGGGCCGGCGCGAACAACTGGGCTGGGCCATAAACCGCTTCGTTGCCCGTGCCGCCGGTCTGCCACGCGATGGTCATTCCCCGGGGCTCAGGGAAACTCACCTGGGTGGAGGTGACGGTGAACCGACGACCTTCGCCTACGCCGATCCCGCCGGGACCACCACCGCCCACAACAGCCGCGCCCGAATTGTAATTGAATGGGAAGGTCAAACTTCCATTGCCGTACTGAAGACCATGCAGGTGACCATGAGTAGACACCACATGATTGGTGTAGGCCCTCATGCCACCCACGTGGGGCCGGCCGGAGGTGTATACGTCACCAACCGCGGCCGCCGACAGCAACACCGCGCACATCGTCATCATCGTTTGGGATCTCCTCCTGATTTCCCACCGAGTCGTCCGACTCGAACAACAACTCCGTCTCACCTTGGGACTGGATTCGTCTCGCGTCGAACTGCCGCTGAACCAAACCACCGCGCATCCCGACCCTCAGCCGTCTTTGCTTATTCCAACCAACTGCTCCATCGCGCCCTCTGACTTCAGGATGAGCGGCCACCCTGAAAACCAACGCGATGCGGGCTGGAAGCCGCGGTGCCGGTCTTGCGTCCAAAGCCGTCTGGGGATAGGATCGGGAGTTCGCTCCCCGAAACTTAGGAAATCCCTCACGGTCCCCAAGATGCCCAATTTCCAGATGTTACCCGGACTCACGGCGATCCTCCTCGTCGGAACGACCGCCGCCATGCAACCCCCCGCGGTCGATTCCAGCCTTCCCGCCACCTCGCCCGCGTCCCGCTCCATCGTGTCGGCTCCCTCACGGGCCGAATTGCTGGTGGACGAGGCGATTCAAAAGCTACGCGCCCTGAAGAGCGTCTCGGCCGACCTACTGATGGAGGTCGAGATGTTAGAGCAATCATTCCGACTCCGAGGCAGCTACCTCCGCGCCGAAGGAAACCGCGTCCTGTTAGATTTGAGGTTAGAGGGTTTGCCCGAGGCGGTCGGATCGATGCGACAGGTCTGCGACGGCCAAACGCTCTGGGACATCCAACAGGTGCTCGACGGGTTTTACTACGGGAAAACCGACGTGGCTCGGGTACTGGAGAAGCTCAACCAACCTGGTCTGGAACCCGAAATCCGGGATCGTTTCATGGTCGAACTGGGCTTCGCCGGTCCCGAGACCCTGCTGGTAAGCCTCCGCAAGTCAATCGGCTTCGACACCGTCCTCGAGGTCGAACTTAATGGTCGTCCAGCCTATCTGGTGCGCGGGGTCTGGCGCGATCGCGCTGCCTTGACCGGAGGCGATCCCAACCTTCTGCCGCCGGTGGGTCCGCTGCCGCCCTACGTCCCCAGCGTGGTCAACCTCTGGTTGGACCGCGACTCCGGCTGGCCCCTTAAACTCGACATGGAGGGTAAACTCCCCTCGCTCCTGGAAGCCACCGAGAACCCCGCTACGCTCGATGTGGCCACCGGTAAAAACCGACGGCTCCCCGCCAAACGCCCCAACTTCAAACCAAGTCGCCTCGTGCTCAACTATTTGAATATTCAGGTCAACCTAGACATTGATCCTAATCGGTTCGCTTACCAGGTGCCGGCCAACGAGCGCAACCGGGTGGAGGATCGCACCGAATTTTACCTTACCAGCATCGACCAGGTGATTCAGGCACAAGCGGGGTTGCGCAAGTTCCAGGAGCAGCAGCGTCAAGCTGACACCCGCGAAGGCTCCACTCCGCCCCCATGATCCGAATCGAGTTGAGTTTGTTCCATCTGCGTTTTCTTGATTTTGATTCCATCCCAGCTTAAGCGGCATGGATCGCCCACGCCGCCTTTCGGCGTGGCTTGGTGTGGTGTGGTGCGTGGTTTGCGGTTCGGATTGGCGTCTGACGGGGGTGGGTTGGTTTTTCCCGCCCCCGCCCGGCTTGCGTGGGGCGGTGAGGGCCAGGGCGTGTCATTCCGAAGCGCCGGTTTCGCGGAGGAGATCGGACGACGGATTGGAGCTTAGGGGCGTGGCACTAGGATGCGGTGGAGCTGGCTCGAAAACCGCCTCGATGTCGTCCGAGGGGATCGGAGTGGTTGTAGGGGGGACGGGAGGTTCGGCCGTTGGAGCGTTTAGGGCGAGCGGGCGTCCAGCGGGTGATGGTGAAGCGGATTTCAAACCAAGGCGGGACTCCTCGGACAAGTGCTGACGACCCGCTTCGACCAGACCAATCACCAACTCGGCGGCCAACTCCAGACCAAGACGGTCGGAATTGAGGATCAGGTCGTAGTGGTGGGCCTGGGTGGGGTCGACCCCCAGCTGAAGCCGCGCAAAGCGGTTGCGCCGGTCGTCCAGATCGCGGGCGGCTCGCTTGGCGGTGCGCAGCGATACCCCCAGACGACGGCTGAGACGCTCAGCCCTTTTATGCTCGGGCGCGACAATCCGCACCGACAGCGTCTCCTCCCGAGGCAGGACGTATCCCGCCCCTCGACCCACCACCACCGCGTCGCCCGCTTGACCAATCGCCTCGATTAGTTTGCCGAGATGATCCAAGTAGGTTTCGTGCGGAGCGTAATATTCCTCGAAAATCGGCAACGCCCAGGACTGTACTCGGGTGGGGGGCAACTCGTCGAAGACCTTGGCCTGGTCCAGCGACAGGCCCATCCGTTCAGCGATTGTCTCGACAATCTCCTCGTCATACAACCGCCAACCCAACCTTTGCGCGATTCTCTTCGCGATGGTCGAGCCGCCCGCGCCCGCTTCCCGACTGATGCAAACCACACGATACCGAGCTTGCCCCGGACGACGACGCGCGACGGACTCTCCCCCCTCACTGCTCCAACCCAACCAGCGACTCAACCAACTCAATGGTCCGTTCATCCCTTGCCTCTCTTTCAACCTGGATACCACCTGCTTCAACAACCCAACCCACCACAAACCGGCCCTTGTCATTCAAACTCAAGCCAAGCTCAATGCGCCTTGCTTCTCGAATCAATCCGCTTTGCTTCGCTTAGCGCAGGACCGAACCAGGTAAGGTAAAACCTCAACGATCGGGGCGGTAGCCGAATCCCATCGCGGCCAACGCCCGTCAAAGATCGCCTGACCTAGTCTCGTCCTCGAATGGTGGACTTTGGTGTGTTCCGGTTGATTCTCTTTCGGGGACCTTCTAGGATACCGTGTGGGACGCTTCCGCGACCGACTACATTATTTTCCGCCCCGTGTCGCGGCGTGATCCAGCTGAAGACGGCTTCGACTGCGTTGGAGTGAAGTCAAACCAGCTTTGCCCCGCCTGAGTGGTCCCGCCGGGAACCAAGTTGGGCCAAGTTGTCTCCTCGTTGACGGGGGTTGCTCCAGAAGCGCTGAAGATTCCGTCTTCTTCCATTCCCGATCCGACCAGATCTGTCCGAGAGTGAGGGTTGCCGACCAATGGCTGTCACGCTCAGCGAAAAGGCCGCCGCCGAAGTCAAGAAGATCATCGCCGAAAACGGCATGGAACTGGAGAAGACCATTCTGCGGGTCGAGGTCAAAGGCGGAGGCTGCTCCGGCTTCTCCTACGGCCTGGGTTGGGATGAATCTTATACCGAGAAGGATCGGGTCCAGAACTTCCACGGCGTGACCGTCGCCGTCGAAAAGAAGTTCGACCCCTATCTCGATGGCACTGTCATCGACTTCTACGAGGACATCAACCGCCGCGGCTTTGTGTTCAACAACCCCAACGTCACCAAGACTTGCGGCTGTGGCTCGTCGTTCCAAGTGTGACCCAATTCGGTCCGCCCCCATATGGGGGCGGTTCCGAACCAACGCCCTCTCTTGCCCACACCACAAGGTCCTCGTCGCGTTCCGTCGTATCACCATGATGGGACTACGTTACATAGCGCGGCGTTTGGAAACGTGGATCTTGTCGCGCCCGTGATTCCGATACAGCGAACCAACCCGACCAACCCCCACCGATCCGCCCCCAAAGGCGAATCGGTTTGGGGAGGCCGGAAAGGTCTACCCCATTCGCGCTTGTTATCTCAATCCCGATGGTCGCGAAGCGCA encodes:
- a CDS encoding 3-keto-disaccharide hydrolase translates to MIAAALTVWTTILMSSPSALLGFDDEGFVPLFNGKDLEGWITPNLPGLFTVEDGVIVGRTDGTLKKNEFLVTRKRYGDFILKADVKLVAGNSGIQFRSERADDGAVTGPQADVAEGYWGLLYEERRRGILDRSAVERAKTLVKPDDYNQYVITAKGNHVVITLNGETVIDRRDPEFQADGVIALQVHVGPPMEVRFKNLLIKELP
- a CDS encoding DUF11 domain-containing protein; the encoded protein is MQDFTTDPTWLVVARFGPTTALVGVLLAAVAVRDDAAAQTTPPPPAPASLVVPASVTSPTPRSPLVSELEQTSVPALRPDPAVAPSVQPTLPRQPINPALASTASPPEGSVPVVIDGSIVGETPSSIPNAGSPVIGSPMAGSSVTAIPTETTARVPLGPGTGPVTTALEPGVELISFRLPEGVTVEVMAPTPESFTGARATASMFALRIGQPYRLRIANIPNRPLGTAIYPIVEVKGRLHRPAEIDPTTFPIRLVVTEEEINQVLDGGRLITQLVYLERPETALPIALDKDDLPTLDLDPSENPLQVVRRLGRVMAVVQLGGRVPTSEDLAALMGPGDLGAGVSPFRGGAPSLLPECPPDLGPDPFDQAVAANDITRLPKDEYLCDGGDQTAALRPQGDPRLMIDPKDAVVRFAPADSNRLRSLPTNVVCVYAPRFAQVRLALGLDGATLVAIPTANETLASHEQKAIRQAPDDLIERLAPIAARHRSRASGLNSLTGLGQHHGLVILQEEVLDRHLAGFVDVTSFQIAETRQRFSTLSNHQRAEGIMSLEAAVVAAVSTAAGQLVVIQRSDEVSSDERVDRPALAVVKMVNTKVAEPGDVVTFAIRYRNVGNVPLKLISVADSLLPRFEYVEGSSKAPEGTIFTTVPNKGGSNELRWEIPGELQPGEEGVVSFEARVR
- a CDS encoding cytidylate kinase-like family protein, whose product is MTRAGLWWVGLLKQVVSRLKERQGMNGPLSWLSRWLGWSSEGGESVARRRPGQARYRVVCISREAGAGGSTIAKRIAQRLGWRLYDEEIVETIAERMGLSLDQAKVFDELPPTRVQSWALPIFEEYYAPHETYLDHLGKLIEAIGQAGDAVVVGRGAGYVLPREETLSVRIVAPEHKRAERLSRRLGVSLRTAKRAARDLDDRRNRFARLQLGVDPTQAHHYDLILNSDRLGLELAAELVIGLVEAGRQHLSEESRLGLKSASPSPAGRPLALNAPTAEPPVPPTTTPIPSDDIEAVFEPAPPHPSATPLSSNPSSDLLRETGASE
- a CDS encoding HesB/IscA family protein, which encodes MAVTLSEKAAAEVKKIIAENGMELEKTILRVEVKGGGCSGFSYGLGWDESYTEKDRVQNFHGVTVAVEKKFDPYLDGTVIDFYEDINRRGFVFNNPNVTKTCGCGSSFQV